The genome window GTCAGACCCTGTCCTGGGGGCAGCAGGATCACGCCGCAGGGAGCGGAGTGTCTGTGTGGCTGCTGGGGAAAGCTCCTCTCACCCCCGGTGTCTGGCtcctgctgagggagctggagcagcttCCAGCCCCTACGTGTGGCTCTGTCCTTCATCCAGACATGGAGGTGCTGCTTCCACCACAGCCGTGCACCTGTTCACCACAGCAAAGAACTAGCTCGTGGCTCAGCGTGGCGATGTGCTTCAGCTTTTTCAAACAATAAACCTTAAATAATCGCAATGCTCATGATTTCTAGCTGTTTAAAGAAGAGTATTGTGTAAAGCTCTGGGCTTGTTGCCATGGCTGAAGAAGCAACAGATGCTCCTGTGCTTGCCTGGGAGCCTCAGCCCTGGCCCCCTCCTGCCTGTCTTGCCCAGAGGCTGCAGAGGGGGTGGAGGCTCCAGTGACTGTCTGAACCCCTGGTAATATGATAAGCATGGATGTGGGGGATCTAAATGTGCCAGGCTGCTTTTTGCCTTGAGAATAGGCCACGATAAAGGCCAGGCAACTGCAGGTGATCCATTGTGTCCCCTACTGCCATTCAGTCCTCTTCTTTCTACACAGGTTTGTTTCCGGAGCGCAAAGACGATGCTGTGGAAAGGAGCCACTTAACCCCCCACAATGCCCTTTTCTGACTTCGTGTTAGCACTGAAGGACAACCCGTACTTTGGGGCTGGGTTCGGCCTTGTTGGAGTGGGCACGGCCTTGGCATTAGCCCGGAAAGGGGCCCAGTTTGGGCTGGTGGCTTTCAGGCGCCATTATATGATCACCTTGGAGGTGCCCGGCAGTGATAAGAGCTACCACTGGCTGCTGAACTGGATCTCCCACCACGCCAAGCACACTCAACACCTCAGTGTCGAGACGTCTTACCTGCAGCATGAAAGTGGGCGTGTCAGCACCAAGTTTGACTTTGTTCCCAGCCCTGGAAACCATTTCATCTGGTAAGGGACAGCAGGGGAAAGCAGTCTGGGGTCTGACCCTTGTTTTGGCAAGGAGACTCCAACCTGGGGGGCCTGTGGAGGCAGCAGAGAGGATCCTGCCCCTTCCTTGGGTCTGGGTTAGGGCAGGAGATTCAAAGTAGTGAGAGGTGTCTGTATCCATTGGTGTGAAGTGATTTCTTTACCTGAGATGAGTGTTCTCCTTGATGCATGACCTGGGCTGGGCCACCGTCCCCCAACCTTGTCTTCCCACCCCAGGTATCACAGGAAGTGGATTCACATCGAGCGCAACCGGGAGAGGCAGATGATTGACCTGCACACGGGGACCCCCTGGGAGTCTGTCACCTTCACTGCGCTGGGCACCAACCGCGAGATCTTCTTCAATATCCTCCGGGAAGGTTTGCAGGGGAGCTGTGTGGGCTCCTGCTGGGAACGGCctgctccctggggacacctggggctTCACGGGAGATCCTGCTCCCTGTGAGCTGTCCCTTATGCCTCTCTCTGCAGCCCGGGAGCTGGCGCTGCAGCAGCAAGAGGGGAAGACAATCATGTACACGGCCATGGGAGCAGAGTGGCGACAGTTCGGCTTCCCCCGCCGGCGGCGGCCTCTCAGCTCGGTGGTGCTGGAGGAAGGTGTGTCGGAGAGGCTGGTCCAGGATGTGAAGGAATTCATCAACAACGCCAAGTGGTACAGCGAGAGAGGCAAGGCTCTGGCACAACCGTGTCCTCCATAACATGCCCAGTGTGGCTCCTTACACCCCTGCAGCCATGGCTGTGGGGCATGGCCTTGAGCACATCCCGCAAATGAGCCAGCCTGGGTTTGGAGGTCAGACCTGTGTCTGCAACAGGACAAATTCCCCTCTGTTTAGTCCAATTCTGAAAACCATGATAAGCTGTGGAGTTCATTGCTCCTGGAATGCTGATGTTGGGTGGGATGCCATGATCCTCTCTGGAGACAGCTGCAGAGGGATATTCCCCTGCTGCTTGCCTTCCCCTGGTATATCCTCTGTGTGTGCTCAGCACAGCCCCATGGCTCTGGGAGAGCTCAGAGCCACCCAGCTGGTTCCTAAAGGCACACTGTCTTCCTAGGAATCCCCTACCGCAGAGGCTACCTGCTGTACGGGCCTCCCGGCTGTGGGAAAAGCAGCTTCATGTGAGTATCACCAGCTGGCAACAACAGTTTTCTTGCCAGCTGCCTGCTCTGGGGTGCAGCAGTCTCTGGTGAGGGTGtgggtgggtttgggtttgAAATGCAGGAGTGGGCTGTGCCCCCTGCACGGTGCCTGGTGACAGCATTCGTGTTGCTGGCACTGTCACAGGTCAGGATGACAAGCCCTCTGTGCTCTTGCTTTGCACAGCGAGCTGAGCAGGGGCTCCCACCTGTCCCCCACACCTGATATCTGCCAGGAGGGGATGCCGCTGCcctctcctctgctgctgagctgggagaTCCAGTGCTTGCTCTGCTCTGGCCTTTCTCACTGTGATTCTCCCTTGTGATTTGTGtccttcccagcacagccctggccgGGGAGCTGGAGTACAGTATCTGCCTGCTGAGCCTGAGCGACCACAGCCTCTCCGATGACCGGCTCAATCACCTTCTGAGTGTGGCTCCGCAGCAAAGCATCATCCTACTGGAGGACGTAGACGCGGCCTTTGTCAGCCGAGACCTCGCTGCTGAGAGTGAGTGGTGCTCCCGTTCCCaggccagcagcaggaggggggtttgccagctgtgctggggaaaggTTTGGACTTTAGGCTGATCTGCTGCACCAGCAGAGACTGGGAGTGGGCAGCTCTCTGGGGTTTTCAGGCCCAAGCTGGACCTCACCCAGTTTTGGCTAAGCCATCTAAAGGGCAATTCGGGCCCTTTATCCTCAGGCAAAGACATTTCTCCTGCCCAGCTATTTTCAGCATGAGGGAGGAGGTGGCTCCCCTCATTCTCTTTTTGGGCTCTGAGAGGTGTGGGTGGGCAGAGGAGGTGAATGTGCTGCCAACcagagagaggcagagggtCAGACTTGGGGCAAGGAGAGAGCAGGGAGCTTGGCTTAAGCCTGAGGTGATAGGGAGGTGGCCCGCAAGACTGCGCAGGGTGAGTGGCTGATGGACACGATCTCGGACACCTCTGTCCCCAGACCCAGCTGTGTACCAAGGCATGGGACGCCTGACCTTCAGCGGCCTCCTCAACGCGCTGGATGGCGTGGCCTCCACAGAGGCCAGGATTGTCTTCATGACCACCAATTACGTGGACAGGTCAGAGCTGCCCTCTGGGAGAGAACAGGGAGGGTGGCATGGAAAAACCTTGCTCCCTTTTGATGACCTATATGGAGGGCTGTTTGCACCCTCCTGTGCGAGAATTCAGGGTTCATGTTTCCCAAATCCTCCCTTGGGATGCAAATTCCTTGATCGTTAATCAAGATCCCCTTTGCTGGACCCTCAGATTCTTCCTTGCTGTGCAGACCATGGTTGTACCCTTGAGGAGAGGTACCAGCTTCCTGCCCGAGGGTATCTGTGGATTTTGGGGTTACAGCCACACTGTGAGTGAAGCGCTTGCCCCAGGTGCAGCCCATTGGGTTGGCAGGATGCAGCTGGGCTCACAGCACCTGGTCAGACACTGCCCTGTGGCAGGCTTGGCTTAGACTGAGCTGGCCTGAAGGGTTGTTCAGAGGTTGCTTGTGGGACAGAGATGCACAGGATCCTCCTCTGGAGCCAGCCCTCCCCagctctcttatttcttttggGTTGATTTCCCCTTCAGCTCCCCAGGGACAAACCTCTCCCCCACCTTTACCATCCCACAGTGCAGAGGACCTTGTAGATAGGACACTGGCTGTGGTAGTGTGGTGGGGGGCTTTCTGCAGGATCCACCCTGCAGAGACACTTTGATCAGCTGTTCAAGGCACCCATGTCTCTCAACAGGCTGGACCCAGCACTGGTGCGGCCCGGCCGTGTGGATCTCAAGCAGTATGTGGGCCACTGCACCCGCTGGCAGCTTGCCTGCATGTTCCAGCGCTTCTACCCCGAGCAGTCTCTGGCCGTGGCCCAGCAGTTTGCGGAGCAGGCGCTGGAGGTCTCCAAGCAGATCAGCGCTGCTCAGGTGCAGGGCCACTTCATGCTCTACAAGACAGACCCTGAAGGAGCTATTGCAAATGTATGCTCCATCCTGCTGTGACCAGGGGCCGGCTTTCCCCTGCCATGCTGAGAGGACTGGACAAGGACTTGACCATCCCAGGGATGTTGTGGAGCTGCCCAGCCATGCAGGCCAGGTCTCTTTTCACCTCTACCCCTTCAAGGCCTTGGTTTTTTATTAAAGCACATGGTGAGTCAGAGCTGCCAGCCTTACTGCAGGGAGAAGGGATCAGCTCTTGCTGCTCCCCAGACTTgcgtgctgctgcagcacatgcCTTGTGCTGGGATTGCTATAAGCTGCCACAGCTCCTGTGTGGGAGTTGCCTTCCATGCACGGCAGCCTGGGGGTGCCCCCAAAGGGCCTTTCTCTGGGGCAGGACATTGGGGTGTTGCATTGCTAAAGAGCTGCTGGTCTTTGAAAGGAGAACAGTCTTCAATGGTTTGTGAATATCCTCTGTGAGGTCCACAACATGGCTTTTGGCTCTCTTGTCCCTTTGCCTGTTAGTTGTCCCATTATCCAGCTGCTGGTCCGCAGCCCTGCTGGCCAGGGACTGACACAGCCAGCACTGGAAATCCAGAGTGTTTCAGAAAAAAGCAGCTCCCAAGAGAGAGCTTGTTGTCCCTCAGGCTGcaggctggtgccacagctcctgccctgcagTGCCAAGTTGTGGATCTGTGTGGACATCGTTCCTGAGTGGGCATGACTATCCCTCCTGCGGTCCTACATGTGGGGGCAGATGAGAGGCTTTGGCTGGTTACAGAATATCTTCTAAAGAGCTTGATGTTAACCTCAACGTGAATTTCTGCAGCCATGCCAGCCCAGTGTGAGGTGCAGAAATCCACCTTAGAAGTGACTactctcctctccttccagcAGGAGAGGCTGTGCATGGCTGAGGGAGGGAATTGGTCAGCTGCCTGCAGTCTTGTAGCCTTTTTCCTGTCACCTGGCTTCCTTCCTCCCAGGAACAGAAGTCCTGGATGTGCCACAGGTGCCTGAAATGCAATTGAGAAGGAGGCAGGTTCTGTGCCTCCTTCCCATCGCACTGGAGCCAGGGCCAGGGTGTGAACTGACCCACAGAACAAGCCAGCCAGagcctctcctctcccctccccagtCCCCATTTCAGAGTCCCAAAGTCAGCTTCACCAAAGCCAGCCCCATGTTGATGTCCTTGCTTCAGGGGCTGTGTCACCTTGGCAGGGCTAGGAGAAACTGGTTCCAGGCTAAACCCAAACTGTTAGGTTGCTGCTCAGCCCTCCTCTTGTCTCTGCCCTGCGGGGCTAGGGGGGAATCTGAGAGCATGTGGGGGTACAAAAGGGCtgaatttcagtgaaaacaggCAGTTCCTTGATGGAACCCCAGACTTGCACAAATGTTTCCACAAGTGAAGGGTTGATGCTGTGGCCACAGGGGTCTGTAGTGACTCAGGGAGGCTCCCAGAGCCACGTGCTGCTGTTAGCATCTGAAACCCTGTGCTCAGCTATCCCACTTTAGCATCTCAAACTCTGTGCTCAGCCATCCCGCAGAGGCTGACTGC of Columba livia isolate bColLiv1 breed racing homer chromosome 7, bColLiv1.pat.W.v2, whole genome shotgun sequence contains these proteins:
- the LOC102084072 gene encoding mitochondrial chaperone BCS1 isoform X1, with product MPFSDFVLALKDNPYFGAGFGLVGVGTALALARKGAQFGLVAFRRHYMITLEVPGSDKSYHWLLNWISHHAKHTQHLSVETSYLQHESGRVSTKFDFVPSPGNHFIWYHRKWIHIERNRERQMIDLHTGTPWESVTFTALGTNREIFFNILREARELALQQQEGKTIMYTAMGAEWRQFGFPRRRRPLSSVVLEEGVSERLVQDVKEFINNAKWYSERGIPYRRGYLLYGPPGCGKSSFITALAGELEYSICLLSLSDHSLSDDRLNHLLSVAPQQSIILLEDVDAAFVSRDLAAESWTQHWCGPAVWISSSMWATAPAGSLPACSSASTPSSLWPWPSSLRSRRWRSPSRSALLRCRATSCSTRQTLKELLQMYAPSCCDQGPAFPCHAERTGQGLDHPRDVVELPSHAGQVSFHLYPFKALVFY
- the LOC102084072 gene encoding mitochondrial chaperone BCS1 isoform X2, whose amino-acid sequence is MPFSDFVLALKDNPYFGAGFGLVGVGTALALARKGAQFGLVAFRRHYMITLEVPGSDKSYHWLLNWISHHAKHTQHLSVETSYLQHESGRVSTKFDFVPSPGNHFIWYHRKWIHIERNRERQMIDLHTGTPWESVTFTALGTNREIFFNILREARELALQQQEGKTIMYTAMGAEWRQFGFPRRRRPLSSVVLEEGVSERLVQDVKEFINNAKWYSERGIPYRRGYLLYGPPGCGKSSFITALAGELEYSICLLSLSDHSLSDDRLNHLLSVAPQQSIILLEDVDAAFVSRDLAAENPAVYQGMGRLTFSGLLNALDGVASTEARIVFMTTNYVDRLDPALVRPGRVDLKQYVGHCTRWQLACMFQRFYPEQSLAVAQQFAEQALEVSKQISAAQVQGHFMLYKTDPEGAIANVCSILL